The following proteins are encoded in a genomic region of Ailuropoda melanoleuca isolate Jingjing chromosome 10, ASM200744v2, whole genome shotgun sequence:
- the GIGYF1 gene encoding GRB10-interacting GYF protein 1 isoform X2 yields the protein MAAETLNFGPEWLRALSSGGSVASPPPSPAMPKYKLADYRYGREEMLALYVKENKVPDELQDKEFTAVLQEEPLQPLALEPLTEEEQRNFSLSVNSVAVLRLMGKGAGPPLSGTSRGRGSTRSRGRGRGDSCFYQRSIEEGDGAFGRNPREIQRSQSWDDRGERRFEKSARRDGARSGFEEGGAGPRKEHARSDSENWRSLREEQEEEEEGSWRLGAGPRRDGDRWRSASPDGGPRSAGWREHGDRRRKFEFDLRGDRGGCSEEEGRGGGGSSHLRRCRGPDGFEEDKDGLPEWCLDDEDEEMGTFDASGAFLPLKKGPKEPIPEEQELDFQGLEEEEEEPSEGLEEGGPEAGGKELTPLPPQEEKASSPSPLPTLGPLWGANGEGDDAADKDLPAAAAEDDGRGMPLSPGVGSPSGPPGDLEDDEGLKHLQQEAEKLVASLQDSSLEEEQFTAAMQAQGLRHSAAATALPLSHGAARKWFYKDPQGEIQGPFTTQEMAEWFQAGYFSMALLVKRGCDEGFQPLGEVIKMWGRVPFAPGPSPPPLLGNMDQERLKKQQELAAAALYQQLQHQQFLQLVGSRPLPQCALREKATLGDLSPPQQQQLTAFLQQLQALKPPRGGDQNLLPTMNRSLSVPDSGPLWDIHTSASSQSGGEASLWDIPINSSTQGPILEQLQLQHKFQERREVELRAKREEEERKRREEKRRQQQQQEEQKRRQEEEELFRRKQVRQQELLLKLLQQQQVAAAVPVPPAPSSPPPLWAGLAKQGLSMKTLLELQLEGERQLHKQPPPREPSRAQAPNHRALGGLGSAPLNQWVSEAGPLWGGPDKSGGGSGGPGLWEDTLKSGGSLARSLGLKNSRSSPSLSDSYGHLSGRPVRKKTEEEEKLLKLLQGIPRPQDGFTQWCEQMLHTLSTAGSLDVPMAVAILKEVESPYDVHDYIRSCLGDTLEAKEFAKQFLERRAKQKASQQRQQQQEAWLSSGSLQTAFQTNHSTKLGPGEGSKAKRRALMLHSDPSILGYSLHGPSGEIESVDDY from the exons ATGGCAGCAGAGACCCTCAATTTTGGGCCGGAATG GTTGAGGGCCCTTTCCAGTGGTGGCAGcgtggcctccccacccccatcccccgccATGCCCAAATACAAGCTGGCTGACTATCGCTATGGGCGAGAAGAGATGCTGGCTCTCTACGTCAAGGAGAACAAG GTGCCTGACGAGCTGCAGGACAAGGAGTTCACTGCGGTGCTGCAGGAGGAGCCGCTGCAGCCCCTGGCGCTGGAGCCTCTGACTGAGGAGGAGCAG agaAACTTCTCCCTGTCAGTGAACAGTGTGGCTGTGCTGAGGCTGATGGGGAAAGGGGCTGGCCCCCCCCTAAGTGGCACCTCCCGTGGCAGGGGCAGCACTCGGAGCCGAG GCCGAGGCCGTGGTGACAGTTGCTTTTACCAAAGAAGCATTGAAGAAGGCGATGGGGCCTTTGGCCGAAACCCCCGGGAGATCCAGCGTAGCCAGAGTTGGGATGACAG AGGCGAGAGAAGGTTTGAGAAGTCGGCGAGGAGGGATGGAG cacgATCCGGGtttgaggagggaggggctggcccgAGGAAGGAACATGCCCGCTCAGATAGCGAGAACTGGCGTTCTCTTCGAgaggagcaagaggaagaggaggagggcagtTGGAGACTTGGGGCAGGACCCCGGCGAGATGGCGACCGCTGGCGCTCAGCCAGCCCTG ATGGTGGCCCCCGCTCTGCTGGCTGGCGGGAACATGGGGACCGGCGTCGCAAGTTTGAATTTGATTTGCGAGGGGATCGAGGAGGGTGTAGTGAAGAGgaagggcggggtgggggaggcagctcTCACCTCCGGAGGTGCCGAGGACCTGACGGCTTTGAGGAAGACAAGGATGGGCTCCCAGAGTGGTGCCTGGATGACGAGGATGAAGAGATGGGCACCTTCGATGCCTCTGGGGCTTTCCTGCCTCTCAAG AAGGGCCCCAAGGAGCCCATTCCTGAGGAGCAGGAGCTCGACTTCCAGggcctggaggaagaggaagaagagcctTCTGAAGGGCTAGAGGAGGGGGGGCCTGAGGCAG GAGGGAAGGAACTGACTCCACTACCTCCTCAGGAGGAGAAGGCCAGTTCCCCATCCCCACTGCCCACCTTGGGCCCACTCTGGGGAGCTAATGGGGAAGGTGATGACGCTGCAGACAAGGACCTGCCGGCAGCAGCAGCTGAAG ACGATGGGAGGGGAATGCCGCTGAGTCCTGGGGTAGGCTCACCCTCTGGCCCGCCTGGAGATCTGGAGGATGATGAAGGCCTGAAGCACCTGCAGCAG GAGGCGGAGAAGCTGGTGGCCTCCCTGCAGGACAGCTCCCTGGAAGAGGAGCAGTTCACGGCCGCCATGCAGGCCCAAGGCTTGCGCCACTCAGCAGCTGCCACTGCCCTCCCTCTCAGCCACGGTGCAGCCCGGAAGTGGTTCTACAAGGACCCCCAGGGGGAGATCCAAG GCCCCTTCACAACACAGGAGATGGCAGAGTGGTTCCAGGCGGGCTACTTCTCCATGGCGCTGCTTGTGAAGCGGGGCTGTGATGAGGGCTTCCAGCCACTGGGTGAGGTGATCAAGATGTGGGGTCGTGTGCCCTTTGCCCCAGGACCCTCACCACCCCCACTGCTG GGCAACATGGACCAGGAGCGGCTGAAGAAGCAGCAGGAGCTGGCTGCGGCGGCCTTGTACCAGCAGCTGCAGCACCAGCAGTTTCTGCAGCTGGTCGGCAG CCGGCCGCTCCCGCAGTGTGCACTCCGGGAAAAGGCGACTCTGGGGGACCTGAGCCcgccgcagcagcagcagctcacTGCGTTCCTGCAGCAGCTCCAGGCGCTCAAACCGCCCAG AGGTGGGGACCAGAACCTGCTCCCGACCATGAACCGGTCCTTGTCGGTGCCAGATTCGGGCCCCCTCTGGGACATACATACCTCAGCCTCATCACAGTCAG GCGGTGAGGCCAGTCTTTGGGACATACCAATTAACTCTTCGACTCAGGGTCCAATTCTAGAACAACTCCAGCTGCAACACAAA TTCCAAGAGCGCAGAGAAGTGGAGCTCAGGGCGaagcgggaggaggaggagcgcAAGCGGCGGGAGGAGaagcggcggcagcagcagcagcaggaggagcagaagcggcggcaggaggaggaggagctgttCCGGCGCAAGCAG GTGCGGCAGCAGGAGCTCCTGCTGAAGCtgctgcagcagcagcaggtggCGGCCGCTGTCCCAGTGCCACCGGCGCCCAGCTCCCCGCCCCCGCTGTGGGCCGGCCTGGCCAAGCAGGGGCTCTCCATGAAGACGCTGCTTGAGCTGCAGCTGGAGGGGGAGCGGCAGCTGCACAAGCAGCCCCCTCCCCGGGAGCCGTCGCGGGCCCAGGCCCCCAACCACCGCGCG CTTGGGGGCCTGGGCTCGGCCCCCCTGAACCAGTGGGTATCTGAGGCTGGGCCGCTGTGGGGCGGGCCCGACAAGAGTGGGGGCGGCAGCGGTGGCCCGGGGCTCTGGGAGGACACCCTCAAGAGCGGCGGGAGCCTGGCCCGCAGCCTGGGCCTGAAGAACAGCCGGAGCAGCCCCTCTCTCAG TGACTCGTACGGCCACCTGTCAGGCCGGCCTGTGCGCAAAAAgacggaggaggaggagaagctgcTGAAGCTGCTGCAGGGCATCCCCAGGCCCCAGGATGGCTTCACCCAGTGGTGCGAGCAGATGCTGCACACACTGAGCACCGCGGGCAGCCTGGACG tgcCCATGGCTGTAGCGATCCTCAAGGAGGTGGAATCCCCCTACGACGTCCACGATTATATCCGTTCCTGCTTGGGGGACACGCTGGAAGCCAAAGAATTTGCCAAACAGTTCCTGGAGCGGAGGGCCAAGCAGAAAGCCAgccagcagcggcagcagcagcag GAGGCATGGCTGAGCAGTGGCTCCCTACAGACAGCCTTTCAGACCAACCACAGCACCAAACTCGGCCCTGGGGAGGGCAGCAAGGCCAAGAGGCGGGCGCTGATGCTGCACTCAGATCCTAGCATCTTGG GGTACTCCCTGCACGGACCTTCTGGTGAGATCGAGAGCGTGGATGACTACTGA
- the GIGYF1 gene encoding GRB10-interacting GYF protein 1 isoform X5 codes for MAAETLNFGPEWLRALSSGGSVASPPPSPAMPKYKLADYRYGREEMLALYVKENKVPDELQDKEFTAVLQEEPLQPLALEPLTEEEQRNFSLSVNSVAVLRLMGKGAGPPLSGTSRGRGSTRSRGRGRGDSCFYQRSIEEGDGAFGRNPREIQRSQSWDDRGERRFEKSARRDGARSGFEEGGAGPRKEHARSDSENWRSLREEQEEEEEGSWRLGAGPRRDGDRWRSASPDGGPRSAGWREHGDRRRKFEFDLRGDRGGCSEEEGRGGGGSSHLRRCRGPDGFEEDKDGLPEWCLDDEDEEMGTFDASGAFLPLKKGPKEPIPEEQELDFQGLEEEEEEPSEGLEEGGPEAGGKELTPLPPQEEKASSPSPLPTLGPLWGANGEGDDAADKDLPAAAAEDDGRGMPLSPGVGSPSGPPGDLEDDEGLKHLQQEAEKLVASLQDSSLEEEQFTAAMQAQGLRHSAAATALPLSHGAARKWFYKDPQGEIQGPFTTQEMAEWFQAGYFSMALLVKRGCDEGFQPLGEVIKMWGRVPFAPGPSPPPLLERLKKQQQQLTAFLQQLQALKPPRGGDQNLLPTMNRSLSVPDSGPLWDIHTSASSQSGGEASLWDIPINSSTQGPILEQLQLQHKFQERREVELRAKREEEERKRREEKRRQQQQQEEQKRRQEEEELFRRKQVRQQELLLKLLQQQQVAAAVPVPPAPSSPPPLWAGLAKQGLSMKTLLELQLEGERQLHKQPPPREPSRAQAPNHRAQLGGLGSAPLNQWVSEAGPLWGGPDKSGGGSGGPGLWEDTLKSGGSLARSLGLKNSRSSPSLSDSYGHLSGRPVRKKTEEEEKLLKLLQGIPRPQDGFTQWCEQMLHTLSTAGSLDVPMAVAILKEVESPYDVHDYIRSCLGDTLEAKEFAKQFLERRAKQKASQQRQQQQEAWLSSGSLQTAFQTNHSTKLGPGEGSKAKRRALMLHSDPSILGYSLHGPSGEIESVDDY; via the exons ATGGCAGCAGAGACCCTCAATTTTGGGCCGGAATG GTTGAGGGCCCTTTCCAGTGGTGGCAGcgtggcctccccacccccatcccccgccATGCCCAAATACAAGCTGGCTGACTATCGCTATGGGCGAGAAGAGATGCTGGCTCTCTACGTCAAGGAGAACAAG GTGCCTGACGAGCTGCAGGACAAGGAGTTCACTGCGGTGCTGCAGGAGGAGCCGCTGCAGCCCCTGGCGCTGGAGCCTCTGACTGAGGAGGAGCAG agaAACTTCTCCCTGTCAGTGAACAGTGTGGCTGTGCTGAGGCTGATGGGGAAAGGGGCTGGCCCCCCCCTAAGTGGCACCTCCCGTGGCAGGGGCAGCACTCGGAGCCGAG GCCGAGGCCGTGGTGACAGTTGCTTTTACCAAAGAAGCATTGAAGAAGGCGATGGGGCCTTTGGCCGAAACCCCCGGGAGATCCAGCGTAGCCAGAGTTGGGATGACAG AGGCGAGAGAAGGTTTGAGAAGTCGGCGAGGAGGGATGGAG cacgATCCGGGtttgaggagggaggggctggcccgAGGAAGGAACATGCCCGCTCAGATAGCGAGAACTGGCGTTCTCTTCGAgaggagcaagaggaagaggaggagggcagtTGGAGACTTGGGGCAGGACCCCGGCGAGATGGCGACCGCTGGCGCTCAGCCAGCCCTG ATGGTGGCCCCCGCTCTGCTGGCTGGCGGGAACATGGGGACCGGCGTCGCAAGTTTGAATTTGATTTGCGAGGGGATCGAGGAGGGTGTAGTGAAGAGgaagggcggggtgggggaggcagctcTCACCTCCGGAGGTGCCGAGGACCTGACGGCTTTGAGGAAGACAAGGATGGGCTCCCAGAGTGGTGCCTGGATGACGAGGATGAAGAGATGGGCACCTTCGATGCCTCTGGGGCTTTCCTGCCTCTCAAG AAGGGCCCCAAGGAGCCCATTCCTGAGGAGCAGGAGCTCGACTTCCAGggcctggaggaagaggaagaagagcctTCTGAAGGGCTAGAGGAGGGGGGGCCTGAGGCAG GAGGGAAGGAACTGACTCCACTACCTCCTCAGGAGGAGAAGGCCAGTTCCCCATCCCCACTGCCCACCTTGGGCCCACTCTGGGGAGCTAATGGGGAAGGTGATGACGCTGCAGACAAGGACCTGCCGGCAGCAGCAGCTGAAG ACGATGGGAGGGGAATGCCGCTGAGTCCTGGGGTAGGCTCACCCTCTGGCCCGCCTGGAGATCTGGAGGATGATGAAGGCCTGAAGCACCTGCAGCAG GAGGCGGAGAAGCTGGTGGCCTCCCTGCAGGACAGCTCCCTGGAAGAGGAGCAGTTCACGGCCGCCATGCAGGCCCAAGGCTTGCGCCACTCAGCAGCTGCCACTGCCCTCCCTCTCAGCCACGGTGCAGCCCGGAAGTGGTTCTACAAGGACCCCCAGGGGGAGATCCAAG GCCCCTTCACAACACAGGAGATGGCAGAGTGGTTCCAGGCGGGCTACTTCTCCATGGCGCTGCTTGTGAAGCGGGGCTGTGATGAGGGCTTCCAGCCACTGGGTGAGGTGATCAAGATGTGGGGTCGTGTGCCCTTTGCCCCAGGACCCTCACCACCCCCACTGCTG GAGCGGCTGAAGAAGCAGCAG cagcagctcacTGCGTTCCTGCAGCAGCTCCAGGCGCTCAAACCGCCCAG AGGTGGGGACCAGAACCTGCTCCCGACCATGAACCGGTCCTTGTCGGTGCCAGATTCGGGCCCCCTCTGGGACATACATACCTCAGCCTCATCACAGTCAG GCGGTGAGGCCAGTCTTTGGGACATACCAATTAACTCTTCGACTCAGGGTCCAATTCTAGAACAACTCCAGCTGCAACACAAA TTCCAAGAGCGCAGAGAAGTGGAGCTCAGGGCGaagcgggaggaggaggagcgcAAGCGGCGGGAGGAGaagcggcggcagcagcagcagcaggaggagcagaagcggcggcaggaggaggaggagctgttCCGGCGCAAGCAG GTGCGGCAGCAGGAGCTCCTGCTGAAGCtgctgcagcagcagcaggtggCGGCCGCTGTCCCAGTGCCACCGGCGCCCAGCTCCCCGCCCCCGCTGTGGGCCGGCCTGGCCAAGCAGGGGCTCTCCATGAAGACGCTGCTTGAGCTGCAGCTGGAGGGGGAGCGGCAGCTGCACAAGCAGCCCCCTCCCCGGGAGCCGTCGCGGGCCCAGGCCCCCAACCACCGCGCG CAGCTTGGGGGCCTGGGCTCGGCCCCCCTGAACCAGTGGGTATCTGAGGCTGGGCCGCTGTGGGGCGGGCCCGACAAGAGTGGGGGCGGCAGCGGTGGCCCGGGGCTCTGGGAGGACACCCTCAAGAGCGGCGGGAGCCTGGCCCGCAGCCTGGGCCTGAAGAACAGCCGGAGCAGCCCCTCTCTCAG TGACTCGTACGGCCACCTGTCAGGCCGGCCTGTGCGCAAAAAgacggaggaggaggagaagctgcTGAAGCTGCTGCAGGGCATCCCCAGGCCCCAGGATGGCTTCACCCAGTGGTGCGAGCAGATGCTGCACACACTGAGCACCGCGGGCAGCCTGGACG tgcCCATGGCTGTAGCGATCCTCAAGGAGGTGGAATCCCCCTACGACGTCCACGATTATATCCGTTCCTGCTTGGGGGACACGCTGGAAGCCAAAGAATTTGCCAAACAGTTCCTGGAGCGGAGGGCCAAGCAGAAAGCCAgccagcagcggcagcagcagcag GAGGCATGGCTGAGCAGTGGCTCCCTACAGACAGCCTTTCAGACCAACCACAGCACCAAACTCGGCCCTGGGGAGGGCAGCAAGGCCAAGAGGCGGGCGCTGATGCTGCACTCAGATCCTAGCATCTTGG GGTACTCCCTGCACGGACCTTCTGGTGAGATCGAGAGCGTGGATGACTACTGA
- the GIGYF1 gene encoding GRB10-interacting GYF protein 1 isoform X1: MAAETLNFGPEWLRALSSGGSVASPPPSPAMPKYKLADYRYGREEMLALYVKENKVPDELQDKEFTAVLQEEPLQPLALEPLTEEEQRNFSLSVNSVAVLRLMGKGAGPPLSGTSRGRGSTRSRGRGRGDSCFYQRSIEEGDGAFGRNPREIQRSQSWDDRGERRFEKSARRDGARSGFEEGGAGPRKEHARSDSENWRSLREEQEEEEEGSWRLGAGPRRDGDRWRSASPDGGPRSAGWREHGDRRRKFEFDLRGDRGGCSEEEGRGGGGSSHLRRCRGPDGFEEDKDGLPEWCLDDEDEEMGTFDASGAFLPLKKGPKEPIPEEQELDFQGLEEEEEEPSEGLEEGGPEAGGKELTPLPPQEEKASSPSPLPTLGPLWGANGEGDDAADKDLPAAAAEDDGRGMPLSPGVGSPSGPPGDLEDDEGLKHLQQEAEKLVASLQDSSLEEEQFTAAMQAQGLRHSAAATALPLSHGAARKWFYKDPQGEIQGPFTTQEMAEWFQAGYFSMALLVKRGCDEGFQPLGEVIKMWGRVPFAPGPSPPPLLGNMDQERLKKQQELAAAALYQQLQHQQFLQLVGSRPLPQCALREKATLGDLSPPQQQQLTAFLQQLQALKPPRGGDQNLLPTMNRSLSVPDSGPLWDIHTSASSQSGGEASLWDIPINSSTQGPILEQLQLQHKFQERREVELRAKREEEERKRREEKRRQQQQQEEQKRRQEEEELFRRKQVRQQELLLKLLQQQQVAAAVPVPPAPSSPPPLWAGLAKQGLSMKTLLELQLEGERQLHKQPPPREPSRAQAPNHRAQLGGLGSAPLNQWVSEAGPLWGGPDKSGGGSGGPGLWEDTLKSGGSLARSLGLKNSRSSPSLSDSYGHLSGRPVRKKTEEEEKLLKLLQGIPRPQDGFTQWCEQMLHTLSTAGSLDVPMAVAILKEVESPYDVHDYIRSCLGDTLEAKEFAKQFLERRAKQKASQQRQQQQEAWLSSGSLQTAFQTNHSTKLGPGEGSKAKRRALMLHSDPSILGYSLHGPSGEIESVDDY; encoded by the exons ATGGCAGCAGAGACCCTCAATTTTGGGCCGGAATG GTTGAGGGCCCTTTCCAGTGGTGGCAGcgtggcctccccacccccatcccccgccATGCCCAAATACAAGCTGGCTGACTATCGCTATGGGCGAGAAGAGATGCTGGCTCTCTACGTCAAGGAGAACAAG GTGCCTGACGAGCTGCAGGACAAGGAGTTCACTGCGGTGCTGCAGGAGGAGCCGCTGCAGCCCCTGGCGCTGGAGCCTCTGACTGAGGAGGAGCAG agaAACTTCTCCCTGTCAGTGAACAGTGTGGCTGTGCTGAGGCTGATGGGGAAAGGGGCTGGCCCCCCCCTAAGTGGCACCTCCCGTGGCAGGGGCAGCACTCGGAGCCGAG GCCGAGGCCGTGGTGACAGTTGCTTTTACCAAAGAAGCATTGAAGAAGGCGATGGGGCCTTTGGCCGAAACCCCCGGGAGATCCAGCGTAGCCAGAGTTGGGATGACAG AGGCGAGAGAAGGTTTGAGAAGTCGGCGAGGAGGGATGGAG cacgATCCGGGtttgaggagggaggggctggcccgAGGAAGGAACATGCCCGCTCAGATAGCGAGAACTGGCGTTCTCTTCGAgaggagcaagaggaagaggaggagggcagtTGGAGACTTGGGGCAGGACCCCGGCGAGATGGCGACCGCTGGCGCTCAGCCAGCCCTG ATGGTGGCCCCCGCTCTGCTGGCTGGCGGGAACATGGGGACCGGCGTCGCAAGTTTGAATTTGATTTGCGAGGGGATCGAGGAGGGTGTAGTGAAGAGgaagggcggggtgggggaggcagctcTCACCTCCGGAGGTGCCGAGGACCTGACGGCTTTGAGGAAGACAAGGATGGGCTCCCAGAGTGGTGCCTGGATGACGAGGATGAAGAGATGGGCACCTTCGATGCCTCTGGGGCTTTCCTGCCTCTCAAG AAGGGCCCCAAGGAGCCCATTCCTGAGGAGCAGGAGCTCGACTTCCAGggcctggaggaagaggaagaagagcctTCTGAAGGGCTAGAGGAGGGGGGGCCTGAGGCAG GAGGGAAGGAACTGACTCCACTACCTCCTCAGGAGGAGAAGGCCAGTTCCCCATCCCCACTGCCCACCTTGGGCCCACTCTGGGGAGCTAATGGGGAAGGTGATGACGCTGCAGACAAGGACCTGCCGGCAGCAGCAGCTGAAG ACGATGGGAGGGGAATGCCGCTGAGTCCTGGGGTAGGCTCACCCTCTGGCCCGCCTGGAGATCTGGAGGATGATGAAGGCCTGAAGCACCTGCAGCAG GAGGCGGAGAAGCTGGTGGCCTCCCTGCAGGACAGCTCCCTGGAAGAGGAGCAGTTCACGGCCGCCATGCAGGCCCAAGGCTTGCGCCACTCAGCAGCTGCCACTGCCCTCCCTCTCAGCCACGGTGCAGCCCGGAAGTGGTTCTACAAGGACCCCCAGGGGGAGATCCAAG GCCCCTTCACAACACAGGAGATGGCAGAGTGGTTCCAGGCGGGCTACTTCTCCATGGCGCTGCTTGTGAAGCGGGGCTGTGATGAGGGCTTCCAGCCACTGGGTGAGGTGATCAAGATGTGGGGTCGTGTGCCCTTTGCCCCAGGACCCTCACCACCCCCACTGCTG GGCAACATGGACCAGGAGCGGCTGAAGAAGCAGCAGGAGCTGGCTGCGGCGGCCTTGTACCAGCAGCTGCAGCACCAGCAGTTTCTGCAGCTGGTCGGCAG CCGGCCGCTCCCGCAGTGTGCACTCCGGGAAAAGGCGACTCTGGGGGACCTGAGCCcgccgcagcagcagcagctcacTGCGTTCCTGCAGCAGCTCCAGGCGCTCAAACCGCCCAG AGGTGGGGACCAGAACCTGCTCCCGACCATGAACCGGTCCTTGTCGGTGCCAGATTCGGGCCCCCTCTGGGACATACATACCTCAGCCTCATCACAGTCAG GCGGTGAGGCCAGTCTTTGGGACATACCAATTAACTCTTCGACTCAGGGTCCAATTCTAGAACAACTCCAGCTGCAACACAAA TTCCAAGAGCGCAGAGAAGTGGAGCTCAGGGCGaagcgggaggaggaggagcgcAAGCGGCGGGAGGAGaagcggcggcagcagcagcagcaggaggagcagaagcggcggcaggaggaggaggagctgttCCGGCGCAAGCAG GTGCGGCAGCAGGAGCTCCTGCTGAAGCtgctgcagcagcagcaggtggCGGCCGCTGTCCCAGTGCCACCGGCGCCCAGCTCCCCGCCCCCGCTGTGGGCCGGCCTGGCCAAGCAGGGGCTCTCCATGAAGACGCTGCTTGAGCTGCAGCTGGAGGGGGAGCGGCAGCTGCACAAGCAGCCCCCTCCCCGGGAGCCGTCGCGGGCCCAGGCCCCCAACCACCGCGCG CAGCTTGGGGGCCTGGGCTCGGCCCCCCTGAACCAGTGGGTATCTGAGGCTGGGCCGCTGTGGGGCGGGCCCGACAAGAGTGGGGGCGGCAGCGGTGGCCCGGGGCTCTGGGAGGACACCCTCAAGAGCGGCGGGAGCCTGGCCCGCAGCCTGGGCCTGAAGAACAGCCGGAGCAGCCCCTCTCTCAG TGACTCGTACGGCCACCTGTCAGGCCGGCCTGTGCGCAAAAAgacggaggaggaggagaagctgcTGAAGCTGCTGCAGGGCATCCCCAGGCCCCAGGATGGCTTCACCCAGTGGTGCGAGCAGATGCTGCACACACTGAGCACCGCGGGCAGCCTGGACG tgcCCATGGCTGTAGCGATCCTCAAGGAGGTGGAATCCCCCTACGACGTCCACGATTATATCCGTTCCTGCTTGGGGGACACGCTGGAAGCCAAAGAATTTGCCAAACAGTTCCTGGAGCGGAGGGCCAAGCAGAAAGCCAgccagcagcggcagcagcagcag GAGGCATGGCTGAGCAGTGGCTCCCTACAGACAGCCTTTCAGACCAACCACAGCACCAAACTCGGCCCTGGGGAGGGCAGCAAGGCCAAGAGGCGGGCGCTGATGCTGCACTCAGATCCTAGCATCTTGG GGTACTCCCTGCACGGACCTTCTGGTGAGATCGAGAGCGTGGATGACTACTGA